In Mixophyes fleayi isolate aMixFle1 chromosome 3, aMixFle1.hap1, whole genome shotgun sequence, the genomic stretch GGCACCTTACAGTGCAGGAGACATTCTAGAATGCTGGAAACACTATACATCTCTGGATACATGAATGTAAGAGACACCTCACAGAGTAGGAGACTTTCTAGAGTGCTAAGGATTCCTTATAGCTCAGAACACAAGTGCAGGAGACATTCTAGAGTGCTTCAGACACCATACATATCTGGAGACAAGTCACACTGCAGCAGACATTCTAGATACTGGAGACACCATCACTGGAGATACGAGTGCAGAAGATACCATACATCTCTGGAGATACGAGTGCAGGAGGAGACACCTCTTAGTACAGCAACCATTCTAGACTCCTGGAGACCCATACATCCCTCTAGACATGAGTGCTGGAGACACCATACATCTCTGGAGAAACAAAGGCAGACAACATTTCATAGTGCAGAAGTAATTCTAGATTGCTGGAGACACCATACATCTCTGGAGACACCTCACAATGCAGGAGACATTCTAGACTGCTGGAGAAGCATACATCTCCGGAGACAGAAGTGTAGGAGACAGTCTAGTATTCAGGAAACACCATACATCTTTGGGTACATGATTGTAGGAGACACCTCCCAGAGTAGGAGACTAGAGTGCTAAGGATTTCTTATTGCTCAGAACACAAGTGCAGGAGACAACTTTTAGTGCAGGAGATATTCTAGAGTGTTGGAAATACCATACATCTGTGGTGTAACCTGTGCTGGAGACTTTCTAGAGTGCTTCAGACACCATACATCTCTGGAGACAAGTCACACTGCAGGAGACATTCTAGGGTACTGGAGACACCATCACTGGAGATGCGAGTGCAGAAGATACCATACATCTCTGGAGATACGAGTGCAGGAGGAGACACCTCTTACTACAGCAACCATTCTAGACTCCTGGAGACCCATACATCCCTCTAGACATGAGTGCTGGAGACACCATACATTTCTGGTGACACAAAGGCAGACAACACACCTCATAGTTCAGAAGTAATTCTAGATTGCTGGAGACACCATACATCTCTGGAGACACCTCACAGTGCAGGAGACATTCTAGACTGCTGGAGAAGCATACATCTCTAGAGACAGAAGTGTAGGAGACAGTCTAGTATTCAGGAAACACCATACATCTTTGGGTACATGATTGTAGGAGACACCTCCCAGAGTAGGAGACTAGAGTGCTAAGGATTTCTTATAGCTCAGAACACAAGTGCAGGAGACAACTTTTAATGCAGGAGACATTCTAGAGTGTTGGAAATACCATACATCTGTGGTGTAACCAGTGCAGGAGACTTTCTAGAGTGCTTCAGACACCATACATCTCTGGAGACAAGTCACACTGCAGGAGACATTCTAGGGTACTGGAGACACCATCTCTGGAGATGTAACTGCAGAAGATACCATACATCTCTGGGGACACCTCACAGAGCAGGAAATATTCTAGGATGATAGAGACTTCATACATCTCTGGAGACACCTCACAGAGCAGGAGACATTCTAGAGTGATAGAGACATCATACACCTCTGGAGATACATTTGCAGGAGACATTCTAGAGTGCTGGAGCCACTTTATGATCCAAGTGACATACTTGATTGCAGGAGATGATGTGGAAGTGGTCTAGACCTGTAGTAATCAATCTTTTTTTTGAGCTGAGACCTCTTATGTCTGTCAATGTACCAAGAGAGGCAGAACAATAGAACATTGAGCACATCTGAGAATTGGGGCACCAACAGCAGATTCTGCGCACCTCTGGTGTAGACTGCAGAGGTACATTGTAGGGCACACCCTAAATTTGAGGCTTAATGTTAAGTTTTCTAGGAATGATAATTGTTGGTTAAGACTAACCCTAATGTATGTCCACCGCAGCCCTTATTATAAGAGATTATAGTAGGACGTATATGACACAAGTCCATGTATGAGCAGTGACAGTAATTATGCTGCTACCTGGATCATGTTCACTGCTCTGTGTTCATTCAGAGGTTCCCATCGTCAAGCCGGACATTTTCCTGCGGATAAAGCCAGATGAGCTGGTGTTCGAAGCCTTCCCCGACCCAGAACCGGAGGACGTAGAGAAGGAGCCGGGTAAGTGACGGGGGTGGGGGTGATTAGTTCTCCTCATTATTCAATGTCACAGCCAAATGCGGAGAGGTGTTAGGTGGTGATTATACACCagattcccaattgtaaagtgctacggaatttgctggcgctatataaataaatgttgatgatgattccgCAAGGCCATAAGTTATTCATGGAGGGGCTGATGCAAAGTGGGACGTACGCCAGTTTGAGTAGTGTATGTGGcgtgaaatcgctctgcgcatgcccagaaagtgggcacaTGCATATGCAgcgtgattctggcacttacacccgCCTGTGCCCGTGAGGTGGGACGGATAAGAGTCGTATAAACGGAGGCCGCGTACAGTCGCTCACACGGACATACAGCTGCAAATATACGTTGATGGTGACGATGgcgtaaaccaggcacatatacATTCGGATGCTTAGGGCTCTGCGTATGGGTGGAAATAATATAGTTTTCCTGCTCTTTAAGAGTAACTTACTCCTGttctgcatcagccccagagTTCTCTATTAGGGGCCTCCAGTGGTAATGGATGAAGGTAATGACCAGGATGGACATGGTGAGATCCCTCTTCTCCCTTTTGTCCTCAGGTATATCCGTCTCTATAGATGGAGACGCTGAACCTTTCTGGCTGAATGTCCAGGAAACAGATGATGAGATCCGGAACGAGCAGCACGCAGGTAAGTGTCCTCTGCTCTCCACCTATGTAGCACACAGGTAAGTGTCCTCCGCTCTCCACCTATGTAGCACACAGGTAAGTGTCCTCTGCTCTCCACTTATGTGGTCTTATCAGCTGCAGTAATCTCACACATGTCATTACAATCTATCAGACGTGATCGGCTCATCTGGACTTCCATGTGGAAATGTAATTAGCAGAGACTCCATCTGTCTTTTAAAGGACGACTAAACCCCAAAGTCGAAATTTTCAGATATTTCAGTTCTATTAGTCAGCTCACTAAAGCATTAAGTTGTAAGAGCCATTCACGTTCCGTGTCTCTATCATCTTTCTCTTCTGCAACAACTCGGAGCAGAGTGAGGTGAGGGAAATATTTTACACCGTCCGTAATCGCCCATAACCCCCGGCATAGTACAGAATGCAGTCCCCATTTctgggtgcaaatttactcctggaAACACCATTTGGTGCTGCAGAGGATATGTAAGAGTTGTGGGGGGGCACAACCTGCCCCAACTGTAAAACCCTGGACAGTATATGTGTGCGGAACACAAAAGCCCTATTGCAGTGCGACATGGTTTGTCCGAAGTAGATTTCACGTTGAGGCAACATTTACACCCATCTGTAAATCAGCCCCATGAGTGTCAGATTAGGACCAGATTTACAGCCGTAACGGACCAATTAAAGTGAGGCTAATGTTGCAATTCCACAAATATTCTTACTAATACATCACAAATTTTGAAAGCGATTTGGCTCAAATGGGGGGAATTACACCACTTTGTCACGTGCAGGCCCCTGGTGGTCCCAGTTCACCTACGCAATAGGAAAAAGGACAGGATGGTTTGCCCCCAATATTGTACTTGAAGTAACTCAATGGACGTGTATGGGCCTTCTGGTTCAAGATGGAATCCCTACAGTCATTGGTGGCATTAATGTAGATTGGGAAGTTCCTTTCTTCCATGGACCTCaaagatgcatacctccataTCTTTGTACTTTTAGCCCATACCACTAATTTGTGGCTCAGGATCTACACTACCAACGTGTGGGTATTAAACCAATGATCTCAGGTTATTCCTTTCATGGTGTAGATGAATTTGTGAGCACACCAAGCATCAAAAAGTCTTTGCCATTATGAGGAAGATTCTTTGTTGGTCATCTGATGTTCCCATAACTTAATGATCTAATTACAGAGTCAAAGCGGACAAATCCTCAATTTATTCTATCAACTGACATTAAAGTGTCAGACAAGGTGGATCTCATTGTATCTAGGCACAACTCCATGGTCCTGTGATTTGTAGATGAGTAACGCGATCCTCTAGGAGCCGGCAAGGTCACCTTGGTCGTCCCAAGGTCATATCTGCtggtttacttatttattttttctctggccTTGCTTCTGTATGCAATAATATGGGTCAAGCAAGACCGTCATTCTTATAGCTCTCAACTGACCCAGAAAGACCTAGTACCCAGCCCAGGGCAACTTGATGACTTACAATCTATAGTGACTTCTGTCCTGCCCTGATCTTTTATCCAGAGGCCAAGGACTTCATGTAACTTACCGTTACTGGCTTTAATGGCTTGAAGCCACaatgctgtgagagcaaagtctTGTTTATGCTGCTATCCAGATCCGAGCTAGGATTGCTTCAACCAGGATCAACCACAGATTCCCTTTTCTATTCCCTTCCGTATGGTTTGGCATTTTTTCAGTGCTTCATTACTTAGCTGTACCTGGTTTCTCTCCATGACCTCTATTTGGTTCTTGAGTACTATGGGGGTTTCCCTTTGAACCCCTCTTGGATTTTTCCTGGAATTGTCCACATTGTCTTTCATGTGTTGATGGCCTCATCCAGGAGCCTCATGCGGACCCCTAGTACAAGGTACACAGTTCTACCTTATTTTATCAAATCCAGTGACACCCTTGAGAAGTAGCATTGTATGTGCATTTCAAGACACCGCCCGAATATTTTCATACGCTGATTCCCTTTACGTCGTCTTCACTGGGGCATGCATAAGACAAGCAGCTTCAAACGCAACTACTGCTGGTTAGATCTCTCCGAAGGCAAATGCAGAAGGCAAATAGTCCCTCACTTCAGGTGAAAGCCTGTTAGATCCTCCCAGATACTAAAGAAGCGTGACGGAGTCTCTCATCATTCCATGGAGTGGTCGTGTAAGACGTGGTCCTCCAGACACATGTTCATCACATTTGACAAGATCACTAGATTTGGGTACAAGGTGGGGCATAGTTGTTTGTTTGGGGTGTCCTACTACTTCTGTGTAACATCCATTTCTCATTGGGAGGAGCGGGGCCTTCCCACCCTTTTGGGATCTACAATGTGGCTTTAGCTGCTTTCATTTTTCTTGTTGACTTTGCAATTCTGTTGTTTCTGCTTTGAAACCTCTCTTTGGACAAGCACAGCAGCCAGCGTCAGCCATCAGGAGGATATGGCCAGTCAAGGAGGATTAAACATGTCAGTTACTTAGTGCCTGCTGCAGAGTTTGCATAGTGTAAATTGCGTGAATTCTCTGTGCGCACAGAAGAAGTACATCCACCTACGCAGCACTCGCTCCTGATGAGCGGTGTCGAGGGAGGGAAAAGGATTTTTgacgtaggccaagtacagtgagGATGTGTTCACCAAATTGAGAACCGATGCATCTCTGAATGCAGACACACATATTCCTTTTACAGCTGTTTTATTTGCACCAGCATAGATTAgtgcaaatacacgctgatgGTAGTAACGATCACCGGCGCTTgatagccgcttctgattggctcaaTGCAATTTCACCTTCTAAATTAAACGCATTATcggattttgtgtgtgttttacaaaaaaaaatttacttttatgCATAAGCGTGAAGGACGGTTACATCTGCTGTGATCTATGGAGACCAATGGCgaatgcgcgtttcgctacaaATACAAATTTTTACAATGTTTTAAACCACTTACGCCCTGTttctgtgtatgtgggtgtaaggacGCCCGCCGTAAACCTGGCGACCAACTCAGCATATGGACTGAAATACGCTAATTTTGCACCGTAGATTACGCCCACATTGCGCTCAGCTCTGCATCGAGCCCTTAGTGTTTGTCCTCCCAGAGGGAGGGCTGGTATCTCTACTGAATATCATGAGACAGTAAGTGATAGCCCATGTTCTACTCCCCTTCTCAGATCATTACATTAGAGTATTCCTCAAGCTTACAAAATACTGACTATGAACTGAATATACAGCATTAGTAGCCGTATGTAATGCAGCTATAATAACTACCGCTCGTCGTTCTATATGGTTGCTATAACAGGCTTGTTCTTACTTTCACAGATAACGGTTTCATAAGCAGTCCAGCTGAGGAGTGTCTGACAGATCTCCAGCCAATCGAGCTGTCACTAGACAACATGTCCCCTGAAGAGTGGGATGATCCATCGCCAATCCGACTCCCGCGTCCCAGGAAGTGCCAGTCCATATTTAGAATTGGTCAGCCCATATCAGAATGTGCCTATGACTTCAACGACCCGGCAAGCCCCACTGAAGCACGGCCGTTCCAGTGCTCGCAGTGTCAGCAGAGCTTCAGCGAGAGCGAGACTCTACTCTTACATCAGACGGTCCACGCCACGTGGACTTGTGAGCAGCAAGATGATGGAGAGGACTACATTGTGCCACCGCAGTCAACACCCGCAATAATCAGAAGCTGTCCAGCTCCGTACATATGTGGGGACTGTGGAAAGGGCTTTTCCAACTCGTACAAACTGAAAattcatcagagaattcacaccgGTGAGAGGCCCTACAAGTGCCTTGTATGCGAGAAACGCTTTCACAAAAGCGCCCACCTAAAGGTCCACCAGAGAACACACACAGGAGAGCGCCCGTATGGATGTCAGGTATGTGGTAAGAGGTTTACTAAATCCTATCATCTTAAAGTCCACCTGAGAACACACACTGGAGAGAGACCTTATCAGTGTCCTGAGTGCCACAAAACCTTCAGTGTCAACTCACACCTAACTGTCCACCAGAGAACTCACACGGGGGAGAAACCTTTCGTCTGCTTTGAATGCGGAAAGAGCTTCCGGCAAAAGACCAGCCTTCTTGGCCATCAGAAGTCGCACCAGAGGTTAGTAGAGCGTCGGAAGTTGACCTGGAAGACTCTATGGCCGGAAAAATGACGACATGTTTTCTAGAACTCACAGTTTGAAAGGAGAAGTCACTGTGGGGATGGAGATTGGTGAGTTTACAGTTACAAGAAACATCTTTGTGCAGAGGAGTCCAAAGGTGGAGACAACCCCAGATCTCTATCCTCATTACTGTCGTGTTTATATCAGCACCACAACCAAGAGCAGATCCTAGACGTGGAGCCTCTGTTTGGTTTGGCTTAAGTTCTCTTCCTGACTTTGTGGTGTCTAAGCTCTGCCCTCTAGTCGTGTGGTTCTGCTGGGAATAATAGTAGTACTTTGCATGCAGGGACCTCCAAGAAAGGAGTAGTAAGTACTTGGAACACACTTCCAACTGTTGTGATTAGAAAAACAGCAGTAAAGGAATTTATGTATCAGGTAAACATCAGTCTATCCAGAAATAAATCAGTAATAAGCTATATATGGTCAATAGATGGTCCAATTGGTCACTATAGAGGCCAGATTCTACTTGTCAGGTCTAATGTGTTCCCCATGAGCAGTGGACATTTTCCTGCAAGCTACATTTCACTCCTAGCCTTATTTTGAGGGCTTATCCCCAATTGAACCAGTGCGTTATTTCATCTATGCTTGCAGCAAAATGCTCCTGGAAACATCCCCCATGAACAGACTCCAAGTAGGAACTAAAACATTTTCGACTGTGTCTTCTCCCCCATGTTTTGTAATGGTTTGATAATTTGCCTCTCGGTGCATTATGACTAGTTGGGAACTTCACACAGCACAATAAGTTTACTGGTGTCCTCAATACTCTTCATCCACCGCATCGGTCAGAACAGGACTAGAACTGGGTTCCATCCAATATATACGGCACCAAAGAATCCTTACAAACAGCAGATTTCAGTACAGTGGTCTCCGACATTCCTACTTCCGATCGGAGCTCAAGAAGTCACAGTGCTGGTAATTGAACAAGATGTTGTTTCTCAATCTACATTCTTGATAATGCTATTTATGTATCTCCAGGTAATGTTCACAGCTGTTATGACCTGAGGAGACCATGAGTGCCCCTCAGCCAAATTACCACTCATTCACACACGTCTCTGTCTTAGGGGTTCtttgttttagaagatgattcattcATTTTTGGACATATGGTCAGTTAAAGATGGTGTTTGTTGCTTGAGTTATTCCATAATTTAATATATCGCCTTATCATGGCTACAAACAAGCATTATGGTAAACTTAACATTCTCAACACCTTTGTTCCATGATCTTGGGATCGTCCAATCTGGGCAAATATACAAGAAACATTCTGGAGATCATTTATGAAGCTGAAAACAGATGCTGCGCGGTGCAAATACAGCCTGGATCATGCCGTAAGCCTTGGATTCCATCGAGGCTCAAAGGTCTACAGGACCATGTGACTAGTTACGCAGGGAGATGGGAGGAGCTTGGCGCTAAGGGAGAGCGTTCCTACTGACATATAAAGCTGGCGCACTGGTCCGCATGTAGCATAGTGATATAATTGTATTGAGATATAAGGGTGGAGTGTGGGAGTTTTCAGGGACGTCCTTACCAGGAACGCAGCCATTTCCTCTGCCTTGTACTTTAATTTAACCGTTTAACCGTTTTCCACATTATACTTCAGAGGAAATAATGAATTTCCAGGAGCTCTCTGAGCAATGTAATACACAGCTTTACATACACATAGCGGACTCCTGCAAAAACATCACTGCCACGTCCCATGATAAATATCAGTAGTAATATTATATATCATTTATGGGGAAAACCTGCACTACTTCCCG encodes the following:
- the LOC142143317 gene encoding zinc finger protein 777-like is translated as MSESADPNLCPMDASILHQQVSVRALVTFHDVAACFSNEEWGVLEDWQKELYKNVMREIHAALLAMGYTILNPEQLLRVEEIKGGAQAAERRKEQKNILTAGAPVFNPDISLWIREVVEEDHSQKPEQTVAWESPSSEVPIVKPDIFLRIKPDELVFEAFPDPEPEDVEKEPGISVSIDGDAEPFWLNVQETDDEIRNEQHADNGFISSPAEECLTDLQPIELSLDNMSPEEWDDPSPIRLPRPRKCQSIFRIGQPISECAYDFNDPASPTEARPFQCSQCQQSFSESETLLLHQTVHATWTCEQQDDGEDYIVPPQSTPAIIRSCPAPYICGDCGKGFSNSYKLKIHQRIHTGERPYKCLVCEKRFHKSAHLKVHQRTHTGERPYGCQVCGKRFTKSYHLKVHLRTHTGERPYQCPECHKTFSVNSHLTVHQRTHTGEKPFVCFECGKSFRQKTSLLGHQKSHQRLVERRKLTWKTLWPEK